The sequence TTTGTACGCGTTTGTAGCCGCTGCGCAGCGAGCGGCCCGCATGGCCCGCTCGCCGGTACGACACTCAGAGCGCCTTGACGATCGCGCCGTCGACGCGAATGTTCTGCCCGGTGATGTAGCCCGCGCCGTCGGACAGCAGGAACGCGACCGTCTTCGCAATCTCGCCGGTCTTGCCGAAGCGGCCGGCCGGAATGCGCGCGACGATCTCCGGCGTTTCCGGCCAGCTGTCGATGAAGCCCGGCAGCACCGCGTTCATCCGGATGTTCTCGGCCGCATAGCGTTCCGCGTAAAGACGCGTCCACGCGCTCAGCGCCGCGCGCAGCGCCGACGACACGGGCATCGGCTGCTCGGGCGCGTCCGCCGCGAAGCTCGAGATGTTGACCACCGCGCCGCCGCCCTGCTGCTGGAAGATCGGCGTCACGCGGCGCATCACGCGCACCACGTTCAGCAGGATCAGGTCGAGCCCCGCGTGCCAGCTTTCGTCGGCGATCGACAGCAGCTCGCCCTTCGGCGGATGCCCGGTGTTGTTGACCACCGCGTCGATGCGACCGTAGCGCGCGACCGTCTCCTGCACGAGCCGGTCGATATCGGCGTCTTCCGTCACCGAGCCCTGGATGCCGAACCCGCCGAGTTCCTCGCCAAGCGCCACCGCGCTGCCCGACGGCGACATCAGCGCGACGCGATAGCCCGTCGCCGCCAGTTCGCGCGCGATCGCCGCGCCCATGCCCTTGCCCGCCGCCGTGATCAACGCCACTTTTTCTACAGTCACGATCTGCTCCTCGTTCGAATCCTGCCGCTGC comes from Burkholderia pyrrocinia and encodes:
- a CDS encoding SDR family oxidoreductase, yielding MTVEKVALITAAGKGMGAAIARELAATGYRVALMSPSGSAVALGEELGGFGIQGSVTEDADIDRLVQETVARYGRIDAVVNNTGHPPKGELLSIADESWHAGLDLILLNVVRVMRRVTPIFQQQGGGAVVNISSFAADAPEQPMPVSSALRAALSAWTRLYAERYAAENIRMNAVLPGFIDSWPETPEIVARIPAGRFGKTGEIAKTVAFLLSDGAGYITGQNIRVDGAIVKAL